A portion of the Streptomyces sp. NBC_01335 genome contains these proteins:
- a CDS encoding ABC transporter permease: MYDPTVARLTYRALLGRRRAAILFVLPALLIAIALAVRVLAGADDQIASDVLGGFALAVMVPLIGVIAGTGAIGPEIDDGSIVYLLAKPVKRPTIIFTKLIVAIAVTMVFSALPTLIAGLILNGNGQQIAVAYTVGALVASIAYSALFLLLGTVSRHAVVLGLVYALVWEALFGSQVPGARTLSVQQWALAVAEKTGAEGAITAEVQLPLATVLLVVVTVGATWYAGQKLRTLKLAGEE, translated from the coding sequence CCTACCGGGCCCTGCTCGGCCGGCGCCGGGCCGCCATCCTGTTCGTCCTGCCCGCGCTGCTGATCGCGATCGCCCTGGCGGTACGGGTCCTGGCGGGAGCCGACGACCAGATCGCGTCGGACGTCCTCGGCGGCTTCGCCCTCGCCGTGATGGTCCCGCTGATCGGTGTCATCGCGGGCACGGGGGCCATCGGTCCCGAGATCGACGACGGTTCGATCGTCTACCTGCTGGCGAAGCCGGTGAAGCGCCCCACGATCATCTTCACCAAACTGATCGTCGCCATCGCCGTCACGATGGTCTTCTCCGCGCTGCCCACCCTGATCGCGGGGCTGATCCTCAACGGCAACGGACAGCAGATCGCGGTGGCGTACACCGTCGGGGCGCTGGTCGCCTCGATCGCGTACAGCGCGCTCTTCCTGCTGCTCGGTACGGTCAGCCGGCACGCGGTCGTGCTCGGCCTGGTCTACGCGCTGGTGTGGGAGGCCCTCTTCGGCAGCCAGGTGCCCGGGGCGCGCACGCTGAGCGTGCAGCAGTGGGCGCTCGCCGTCGCCGAGAAGACCGGCGCGGAGGGCGCGATCACCGCCGAGGTCCAACTCCCGCTCGCCACCGTGCTGCTGGTCGTGGTGACCGTCGGCGCCACCTGGTACGCGGGCCAGAAGCTGCGGACGCTCAAGCTGGCCGGCGAGGAGTGA
- the serS gene encoding serine--tRNA ligase → MIDLRLLREDPDRVRASQRARGEDVALVDALLSADELRRSSGVRFDELRSEQKSLGKLIPKATPEERTELLKRADQLKADVRAADAAQNEADAEAKRLLLQLGNIVQEDVPVGGEEDFVVLETHGTIRDFGAEGFEPKDHLELGEALGAIDMERGAKVSGSRFYYLTGIGALLELALVNAAIAQATEAGFIPMLTPALVRPRAMEGTGFLGQAAENVYHLEKDDFYLVGTSEVPLAAYHMDEIIDADKLPLRYAGFSPCFRREAGTYGKDTRGIFRVHQFDKVEMFSYVDPADAEAEHRRLLEWEKQWLTGLELPFQVIDVATGDLGASASRKFDCEAWIPTQGKYRELTSASNCDSFQARRLSVRMRDGKKVQPLATLNGTLCAVPRTIVAILENHQLADGSVRVPEMLRPYLGGREVLEPVAK, encoded by the coding sequence GTGATTGACCTTCGCCTGCTCCGTGAGGACCCCGACCGTGTTCGCGCCTCCCAGCGCGCCCGTGGAGAGGACGTCGCGCTCGTCGACGCCCTGCTCTCCGCCGACGAGCTGCGCAGGTCGTCCGGCGTCCGCTTCGACGAACTCCGCTCCGAGCAGAAGTCGCTCGGCAAGCTGATCCCCAAGGCCACGCCCGAGGAGCGGACGGAGCTGCTCAAGCGCGCCGACCAGCTCAAGGCCGACGTCCGTGCCGCCGACGCCGCGCAGAACGAGGCGGACGCGGAGGCCAAGCGCCTGCTGCTGCAGCTCGGCAACATCGTCCAGGAGGACGTGCCGGTCGGCGGCGAGGAGGACTTCGTCGTCCTGGAGACGCACGGCACCATCCGCGACTTCGGCGCCGAGGGCTTCGAGCCCAAGGACCACCTGGAGCTCGGCGAGGCGCTCGGCGCCATCGACATGGAGCGCGGTGCCAAGGTCTCCGGTTCGCGCTTCTACTACCTGACGGGCATCGGCGCCCTGCTGGAGCTCGCTCTCGTCAACGCGGCCATCGCGCAGGCGACCGAGGCCGGTTTCATCCCCATGCTCACCCCCGCGCTGGTCCGCCCGCGTGCCATGGAGGGCACCGGCTTCCTCGGCCAGGCCGCCGAGAACGTCTACCACCTGGAGAAGGACGACTTCTACCTGGTCGGCACCTCCGAGGTCCCCCTCGCCGCGTACCACATGGACGAGATCATCGACGCCGACAAGCTGCCCCTGCGGTACGCCGGCTTCTCGCCCTGCTTCCGCCGCGAGGCCGGTACGTACGGCAAGGACACCCGCGGCATCTTCCGCGTCCACCAGTTCGACAAGGTCGAGATGTTCTCGTACGTCGACCCCGCCGACGCCGAGGCCGAGCACCGCCGGCTGCTGGAGTGGGAGAAGCAGTGGCTGACCGGCCTGGAGCTGCCCTTCCAGGTGATCGACGTCGCCACCGGTGACCTCGGGGCCTCGGCCTCGCGGAAGTTCGACTGCGAGGCGTGGATCCCCACCCAGGGCAAGTACCGCGAGCTGACCTCCGCCTCCAACTGCGACAGCTTCCAGGCCCGCCGCCTGTCGGTGCGCATGCGGGACGGCAAGAAGGTCCAGCCGCTGGCCACCCTGAACGGCACGCTCTGCGCCGTACCGCGCACGATCGTGGCGATCCTGGAGAACCACCAGCTCGCGGACGGTTCCGTGCGCGTGCCCGAGATGCTCCGTCCGTACCTCGGCGGGCGCGAGGTCCTGGAGCCGGTCGCCAAGTGA
- a CDS encoding HAD family hydrolase → MTFPFKLVATDLDGTLLRDDRTISVRTREALAAATEAGAAHIVVTGRAVPWTRQILDDLGYDGLAVCGQGSQVYHAGEHKLLTSLTLDRQLAGLALSKIEAEVGPLLLAASRDGLDGEVLVGPGYRVHEGPLPVVHVEDANEMWAAPLNKVYLQHPELDDDQLTAAARAAVGSLVNIVMAGPGVVEILPLGLTKATGLSLAARRLGVKAADTIAFGDMPNDIPMFGWARHGVAMANAHDELKAVAHEITASNDDDGIAVVLEELLAGGTR, encoded by the coding sequence GTGACCTTCCCCTTCAAGCTCGTCGCCACCGATCTCGACGGCACGCTGCTCCGCGACGACCGCACGATCTCCGTGCGGACGCGCGAAGCGCTGGCCGCCGCCACCGAGGCGGGTGCCGCGCACATCGTCGTCACCGGCCGGGCGGTGCCGTGGACGCGGCAGATACTGGACGACCTGGGGTACGACGGCCTCGCCGTCTGTGGCCAGGGCTCGCAGGTCTACCACGCGGGCGAGCACAAGCTGCTCACCTCGCTCACGCTGGACCGGCAGCTGGCCGGGCTCGCGCTGTCCAAGATCGAGGCGGAGGTGGGCCCGCTGCTGCTCGCGGCGAGCCGCGACGGGCTGGACGGCGAGGTCCTGGTCGGCCCCGGTTACCGGGTTCACGAGGGCCCGCTGCCAGTGGTCCACGTCGAGGACGCGAACGAGATGTGGGCCGCTCCGCTGAACAAGGTCTACCTCCAGCACCCCGAGCTCGACGACGACCAGCTCACCGCCGCCGCACGGGCGGCCGTGGGCAGCCTCGTCAACATCGTGATGGCGGGACCCGGGGTCGTGGAGATCCTCCCCCTCGGCCTCACCAAGGCGACAGGTCTCTCGCTCGCCGCGCGCCGGCTCGGCGTGAAGGCGGCGGACACCATCGCCTTTGGTGACATGCCCAACGACATCCCGATGTTCGGCTGGGCACGGCACGGCGTGGCCATGGCCAACGCGCACGACGAACTCAAGGCCGTGGCGCACGAGATCACCGCCTCCAACGACGACGACGGCATCGCGGTGGTCCTGGAGGAGCTCCTCGCCGGCGGAACGCGGTAG